The Toxoplasma gondii ME49 chromosome III, whole genome shotgun sequence genome includes a window with the following:
- a CDS encoding hypothetical protein (encoded by transcript TGME49_254790), with product MHPVGLLACASFLLCVIRSPELAAGASAASNEILNSVDDAYSNPHIERPSGGLGKCVEKTVSVEEMCHEVVQLEEPYSCPKREKRVACRPQILQVPRVCHRVGMRWIEKPCNLVDYELKCSKRLIELPGKCTKEWTIQQPYPCALSSTVEECTVQDIQVSDQCTKSVVKPVSFNCVKETFETYCEGQLEFITLPQTPSRTQPKDHESWRKNKIPHKVFRKMAQLTQGKNDDTSPNDSFPSIGGGPMCHRKAQRHVPYACSRPRMRQNCKVIKQMRKRPCIKEEQYVKEFDCSYTETKRTCSSTATPLSGVSQAELTSTRAHGSMLGTDVDENAVRGGTLPSGGDSTSPTNDDIGSLASAAEEERNSRQRHLRALAAPAVLRAHSVPICVEMPVRVQKTCTDVSLKKADGECETEVEEKVCETVKDAEPDTCYMVEEFDETYVCQSEPMPRQLVPSNCKTRSVKRKELCTKTLPFTEEFPCQTKVPATTCSPVEKIDATTCYRAAKKTMEYSCVKSTEVEECVPIPTYLSGKCFDQEEYKEAYECSETQVRQKCEELEKEVASRCDKVVKQKLSYPCQKTALKKVCPGREPEISATNLITSLSTKENDRLHPSLHNLLKNEPDRTKYRISDSTTSSVDPVTQHAALAALSLAHTVAGAPSSSPERSTRPKSAAGSSQFATDRPATDGSRYNAVGTRARRLLPAFKPWGLKSKTEPAPYYSSTVQLPVPPPPPGGVYFGPRAYGINEFNRKAAVDSTDIPTYVGEDGRVPPPHVVDLNDVGNQHRLYYITNPRLLLPPVPSAPLPPTAFHSLLPTEDHTDHDMFLDEHPRNEFEASSEVLAEGSPAPLAPLAPGSPVPSLLTDVTPPFSSKSEAPASGSSSNIERAASFALEEHQGDNHQSYLHGYTGKSRSGGYSFSQQTSPHVQTASNPAAPELHLDNVVGKNPHLVDRANISDGSSLSGENLSDLHKEYLASAYAAHHCNGNSCTGHRDKAFHPASTSVAISPFIVRGALPYTDEVTVLPVHDAVHGSVVSDHSAHFGGKPNFEVAPHLHRIQQLITEIHYLMQNQRTQGGHLTDHQRQRLEAIIGELETFAGTSTTAAFLLPDAPVGKHLSRGDTEDGTRSPQSDDSWDSFGPPGSGTAAPVSEVQPEKLRELLKSLLSELRTEEESLTRAMNITDRGNDPLEEMAQELELIRDDIEVVEDGLSRLERGDLSKNEMQSLWQFLLGDDTSQMDGLSPDVNTNKTGDIHEAQDAAEPTPFESSIIKPNPEYKSHALDHTNVNTSEQIFVEDEAGSAALAAAAAALHTAMRISVVSPITSFHHEPQPITLSSHVAASPRDALMKAILQGAFDIKARILRSMHALQHLLETTDMPADREREAQDLLDGLKRDIQKMHQIVDRVQGGELSLGDLQYIAIQLEAIRQKAQRSDEAQAERTALSPYNQTPSSGGISFSDEGPLSRQPEQQGYLNGGSDPASATDLASADGAILSSQGRGAVASTSGIAEPFSERKSSDFSAPSARTNVYITINIDETGSVTAAR from the exons ACCGTGGAAGAATGCACGGTCCAAGACATTCAAGTTTCAGATCAATGTACGAAATCCGTGGTAAAACCAGTGTCATTCAACTGCGTCAAGGAAACCTTTGAAACCTACTGCGAGGGCCAACTTGAATTCATAACACTGCCGCAGACGCCTTCGAGGACCCAGCCCAAAGACCACGAATCctggaggaaaaacaagatTCCTCACAAGGTGTTTCGCAAGATGGCACAGCTAACCCAAGGCAAGAACGACGATACGTCTCCCAATGATTCCTTCCCATCCATCGGCGGAGGTCCTATGTGCCATCGGAAAGCTCAACGGCACGTTCCGTATGCGTGTTCTCGTCCCCGTATGAGGCAAAATTGCAAGGTGATAAAGCAAATGCGAAAGCGCCCATGTATCAAG GAAGAACAGTATGTTAAAGAGTTCGACTGCTCATACACTGAAACGAAACGGACTTGCTCAAGCACGGCAACACCCCTCTCAGGGGTGTCTCAAGCTGAACTTACCTCTACCCGAGCCCACGGGTCCATGCTTGGAACCGACGTCGATGAAAATGCTGTCCGAGGTGGTACATTACCATCGGGTGGAGACTCCACGTCTCCGACAAACGACGACATCGGTTCGTTGGCGTCGgcagcggaggaagagcggaacAGCCGACAGCGACACCTTCGAGCGCTTGCTGCACCAGCAGTACTCAGGGCGCACAGCGTCCCGATTTGTGTCGAAATGCCAGTGCGCGTTCAGAAAACGTGCACGGATGTTTCCCTAAAAAAAGCAGATGGAGAATGTGAAACAGAAGTTGAGGAGAAAGTTTGCGAAACAGTCAAGGATGCGGAACCCGACACGTGCTATATG GTTGAGGAGTTCGACGAGACCTATGTGTGCCAGTCTGAACCAATGCCGCGGCAGCTTGTGCCATCAAACTGCAAAACCCGGTCGGTGAAGCGGAAAGAACTGTGCACGAAAACGCTGCCATTCACCGAAGAGTTCCCTTGCCAGACGAAGGTGCCTGCGACCACATGTTCTCCCGTTGAAAAGATTGATGCCACCACTTGCTACCGC GCCGCTAAAAAGACAATGGAATACTCCTGTGTGAAATCAACAGAGGTAGAGGAATGCGTGCCCATCCCGACTTATCTCTCTGGCAAGTGTTTTGATCAAGAAGAATACAAGGAAGCCTACGAATGCTCAGAGACTCAAGTGCGACAGAAATGtgaagaactggagaaagaagttGCGTCCCGCTGTGATAAG GTCGTAAAGCAGAAGCTATCGTATCCTTGCCAGAAGACTGCTCTCAAGAAGGTGTGTCCAGGACGAGAACCGGAAATATCAGCAACGAATCTTATTACTTCCCTTTCCACCAAAGAAAATGACCGCTTGCACCCCTCCTTGCATAATCTCCTCAAGAACGAACCAGACCGGACTAAGTACCGCATCAGTGACTCCACTACGTCCTCTGTCGACCCAGTCACTCAGCATGCAGCCCTGGCAGCACTCTCCCTTGCTCACACGGTCGCTGGGGCACCCTCGTCAAGCCCGGAACGATCCACTAGGCCCAAGTCAGCTGCGGGCTCTTCTCAGTTCGCGACAGATCGGCCTGCTACTGACGGTTCACGTTATAATGCAGTTGGTACCCGAGCCCGGCGTCTACTGCCGGCCTTCAAACCTTGGGGCCTCAAAAGCAAAACGGAACCCGCTCCTTACTATTCTTCAACTGTTCAGTTGCCAGTACCACCACCACCGCCTGGTGGAGTCTATTTCGGTCCTCGAGCATATGGAATAAACGAATTTAACAGAAAGGCAGCAGTGGATTCTACTGATATCCCAACTTATGTTGGGGAGGACGGACGTGTGCCACCTCCTCATGTCGTCGATCTCAACGACGTTGGCAATCAACACCGTTTGTACTACATTACTAACCCTCGGCTGCTCCTCCCGCCAGTACCATCCGCACCCTTGCCGCCGACAGCGTTCCACAGCCTCCTCCCCACTGAAGACCACACGGACCACGATATGTTTTTGGACGAACATCCACGAAACGAGTTCGAGGCAAGCTCGGAAGTGCTTGCTGAAGGGTCGCCGGCTCCACTCGCACCTCTGGCTCCCGGTTCACCAGTACCATCGCTGCTAACGGACGTAActcctccgttttcctcgaAGAGCGAAGCCCCCGCATCCGGCAGTTCATCAAACATTGAGCGGGCGGCAAGCTTTGCACTTGAAGAACATCAAGGTGACAATCATCAGTCATATTTGCATGGCTATACAGGAAAAAGCCGATCGGGTGGATACTCATTTTCTCAACAGACGTCTCCTCACGTGCAAACAGCAAGCAACCCAGCAGCACCAGAGTTGCATCTGGACAACGTCGTAGGAAAGAACCCTCATCTTGTGGACAGAGCAAACATTTCTGATGGGTCCTCCTTGTCAGGAGAAAACCTCAGTGACTTGCATAAAGAGTATCTGGCGTCTGCATATGCAGCACACCACTGCAATGGAAATAGTTGCACCGGTCACAGGGACAAGGCGTTCCACCCGGCATCCACATCCGTTGCTATCTCACCTTTCATTGTCAGGGGTGCCCTGCCATACACGGACGAAGTAACGGTTCTGCCTGTTCATGACGCTGTGCACGGATCTGTGGTGAGCGACCATTCCGCCCACTTCGGGGGGAAGCCCAACTTTGAAGTTGCTCCCCACTTGCACCGCATACAACAGTTGATAACAGAAATTCACTATTTAATGCAGAATCAACGGACGCAAGGTGGCCATCTCACGGATCACCAACGTCAACGGCTGGAGGCAATAATCGGTGAGCTGGAAACATTCGCAGGAACTTCCACTACAGCAGCATTTCTCTTGCCCGATGCCCCTGTCGGAAAGCACCTCtcacgaggagacaccgaagacGGAACCAGATCTCCTCAGTCTGACGACAGCTGGGATTCATTCGGACCACCAGGCAGTGGGACAGCAGCGCCGGTCTCGGAAGTCCAGCCTGAAAAGCTGCGAGAGTTGCTAAAGTCGCTGTTGTCAGAGTTGCGgactgaggaagaaagctTGACTAGAGCCATGAATATCACTGACAGAGGCAATGATCCACTTGAGGAAATGGCCCAAGAGCTCGAACTAATAAGAGATGATATTGAAGTTGTTGAAGATGGACTTTCGCGTCTTGAGAGAGGAGACCTTTCGAAAAATGAGATGCAAAGCTTATGGCAGTTCCTCCTCGGGGACGACACATCTCAGATGGACGGACTCTCACCAGACGTAAACACAAATAAGACCGGTGACATACACGAGGCACAAGATGCTGCAGAGCCCACGCCATTCGAATCGTCAATTATCAAGCCGAACCCCGAATACAAGAGTCACGCTCTTGACCACACGAACGTCAACACATCCGAGCAAATATTCGTGGAAGATGAGGCAGGCTCTGCAGCTTtagcagcagctgcagctgcccTTCACACGGCAATGAGGATCAGCGTTGTCAGTCCGATAACTTCCTTTCATCACGAGCCTCAACCTATAACTCTGTCATCACATGTGGCAGCAAGTCCCAGAGATGCGCTAATGAAAGCAATTCTTCAGGGTGCCTTCGATATAAAGGCTCGCATATTGAGGTCGATGCATGCTCTTCAGCATCTCTTGGAAACTACGGACATGCCGGCGgaccgagaaagagaagcacagGATCTTCTGGATGGACTGAAACGTGATATCCAGAAAATGCATCAAATTGTTGACCGGGTTCAAGGTGGTGAGCTATCTCTTGGTGACTTGCAGTATATTGCAATCCAGTTGGAGGCAATTCGGCAAAAGGCtcagagaagcgacgaagcgcAAGCTGAAAGAACTGCACTGTCCCCTTATAACCAAACACCTTCGTCAGGAGGAATAAGTTTCTCTGATGAGGGCCCGTTATCAAGGCAGCCTGAACAGCAAGGGTATTTGAATGGAGGATCCGATCCTGCCAGTGCCACTGATCTGGCATCTGCTGACGGAGCCATTCTCAGTAGTCAGGGACGTGGCGCTGTTGCTTCCACATCCGGCATAGCTGAACCCTTctctgaaagaaaaagcagCGATTTTTCAGCTCCATCAGCCCGCACCAATGTGTACATTACAATTAACATCGACGAAACAGGCAGCGTTACCGCTGCCCGGTAA
- a CDS encoding hypothetical protein (encoded by transcript TGME49_254760) encodes MTEHTHNSSAAAWSQQLEELLVRESGHHKIKGGVRTLYEAGGKGQLLSMAETLLSPTTKVVAILVGSANCTIMWPPTDTDGPGGAFAITRTLQRLGRQVVLVTDELNHEQVFEALKKANLSMDECADLTAATLKDIPIETAAYVKFACQRNWTEAEDVRLQNVYDAADFILNLGRPGPGEEGETRAHDRANMTAFDSSFKFFFTRPERFALRPDHVATTAVIGELGNELGMGGLISCVKENVEYGEDIGCSVQADFTLVATTANWGAWGLSAMLTLLSIASGEKISADSLLPDVVSQKLILKTLVEEGARCGLTWTRDEIIDRFESEENWKFLNELRQLTFSLLESSQGQKSLPSSEKISTPASSNLVDMTMSQNIRNTRADS; translated from the exons ATGACGGAACACACGCATAACTCATCAGCAGCCGCATGGAGTCAGCAGCTGGAAGAGTTGCTTGTTCGGGAGTCCGGCCATCATAAAATTAAAGGTGGAGTTAGAACGCTCTACGAAGCCGGCGGGAAGGGGCAACTCCTCTCAATGGCTGAAACACTGCTCTCCCCTACAACCAAGGTCGTGGCGATCCTTGTAGGCTCAGCTAACTGTACAATTATGTGGCCTCCTACAGACACAGACGGACCTGGTGGTGCATTTGCTATCACTCGAACTCTCCAGCGATTGGGTCGACAAGTCGTTCTCGTAACAG ATGAACTGAATCATGAGCAAGTGTTCGAGGCTCTCAAAAAGGCAAACCTTTCCATGGATGAGTGTGCAGATTTGACTGCGGCCACCCTGAAG GACATTCCAATTGAGACAGCGGCATACGTCAAATTTGCTTGCCAGCGCAACTGGACAGAGGCTGAAGATGTCCGACTACAGAACGTGTACGACGCAGCCGATTTCATCCTAAACCTTGGCAG ACCGGGgccaggagaagaaggcgaaactCGAGCGCATGATCGGGCAAATATGACTGCATTTGATTCCTCTTTCAAGTTCTTTTTCACTCGGCCCGAGAGGTTCGCTCTGCGGCCGGATCACGTGGCCACCACTGCCGTCATTGGGGAACTGG GTAACGAGCTAGGAATGGGAGGCTTAATCAGCTGTGTCAAGGAAAACGTTGAATACGGAGAAGATATAGGGTGCAGTGTCCAAGCGGACTTTACTCTGG TTGCGACGACAGCGAACTGGGGAGCATGGGGTCTCTCAGCCATGCTGACTCTCCTGTCAATCGCCTCGGGCGAGAAAATTTCGGCTGATAGCCTACTGCCGGACGTTGTTTCACAGAAGCTGATCCTGAAGACGCTGGTTGAAGAAG GAGCTCGCTGTGGTCTTACGTGGACCAGGGACGAGATCATTGACCGGTTCGAATCGGAGGAAAACTGGAAGTTTTTGAACGAACTTCGGCAGTTGACCTTTTCGTTACTCGAGTCAAGCCAAGGCCAAAAAT CATTGCCTTCATCAGAAAAGATCTCGACGCCGGCATCATCGAATTTAGTAGACATGACAATGTCCCAAAACATTAGGAACACACGAGCAGATTCATAA
- a CDS encoding hypothetical protein (encoded by transcript TGME49_254780~Signal peptide predicted by SignalP 2.0 HMM (probability 0.998) with cleavage site probability 0.876 at residue 22) gives MKPARCCIGVCMAATLCGSAYAAGEELKQTPFGPGGSTALLSAFEGKSDFKIRVHAPEEDTEDVLEALDSLLRIEQAERRADEDDYVSEKQRLLNIQKNRIRDIVQAAFEPIHAMIPNPVRAEVERNLPPRETV, from the exons ATGAAGCCAGCTCGTTGTTGTATTGGCGTATGTATGGCTGCCACGTTGTGCGGAAGTGCCTATGCCGCGGGAGAAGAGCTAAAGCAAACCCCTTTCGGCCCT GGCGGCTCCACAGCTCTGCTGTCTGCATTCGAAGGGAAATCGGACTTCAAGATCCGCGTTCAT GCTCCAGAGGAAGACACTGAGGATGTGCTTGAAGCGCTGG ACTCACTCTTGAGGATCGAGCAGGCGGAACGAAGAGCCGACGAAGACGATTACGTGtctgagaagcagagacttCTGAATATTCAGAAGAATCGTATTCG AGATATTGTTCAGGCAGCATTCGAACCGATTCATGCGATG ATCCCGAACCCTGTCAGGGCAGAAGTTGAACGAA acctcCCACCGCGAGAAACCGTGTAG
- a CDS encoding Ser/Thr phosphatase family protein (encoded by transcript TGME49_254770), protein MFFPLQRGSWFSMELTSIGSLLSQWRPPWTEKREPPSRRSVAVPPFIESTWHNYLRVRVSASMSLVVLTFLLTCFMVRPMTAVTSDPLDFHWPGSRILAVGDLHGDIGNTMLLLYGAGVVDEDGNWIAGDTLLIQTGDVVDRGPDGKRIYDYFASLSAQATEQGGKIIQLLGNHDVMNICGDFRYAHPSETIEFGGALERRRQFMDGGHYGNMLRSFPLSIKANGVIFSHAGIPSDFAVLGLSKLTQQLREELANDCKLHNSRFYNEAMGSSTGDLFVAGSQGPLWTRVYSMGQMTKICEELDKTLGILDSEKMVIGHTVQESGNIEVYCGGRLLLIDTGVSRYVADSPRMLEIRDGTFFEWRLDISKQGTDSEPNVRGSKRQLNIPPLKNSTDITTTNTDDGGSCGEENSNGSSRGDEL, encoded by the coding sequence ATGTTTTTCCCGCTCCAACGTGGTTCCTGGTTTTCCATGGAGCTCACATCCATCGGCTCGCTTCTTTCACAATGGAGACCGCCGTggacagagaaacgggaaCCACCTTCAAGGAGAAGCGTGGCCGTGCCCCCTTTCATCGAAAGCACGTGGCACAACTACCTACGTGTTCGAGTGAGCGCCAGCATGAGCTTGGTCGTGCTTACTTTCCTTCTTACATGCTTTATGGTACGGCCGATGACTGCCGTGACATCTGATCCCCTTGACTTTCACTGGCCTGGTTCTCGAATTTTAGCTGTCGGCGATCTTCACGGCGATATCGGCAATACAATGCTACTGCTGTACGGAGCCGGAGTAGTAGATGAAGACGGGAACTGGATTGCAGGCGACACTCTCCTGATTCAGACTGGTGATGTCGTCGATAGGGGCCCCGATGGAAAGCGCATTTACGACTACTTCGCGAGTCTATCTGCGCAAGCAACGGAACAAGGAGGAAAAATAATTCAACTTCTCGGAAACCACGATGTAATGAATATCTGTGGAGATTTTCGATACGCTCATCCTTCGGAAACGATTGAATTTGGAGGTGCCCTGGAGCGCCGCCGGCAGTTCATGGATGGCGGGCATTATGGCAACATGCTCCGATCATTCCCACTATCAATAAAGGCAAATGGCGTCATCTTCTCCCATGCAGGGATCCCGAGCGACTTCGCTGTTTTGGGACTCAGCAAGCTTACGCAACAACTTCGAGAAGAATTGGCCAACGATTGCAAGCTACATAACTCTCGGTTCTACAACGAGGCCATGGGATCGTCAACGGGTGATCTGTTTGTGGCTGGTTCTCAAGGTCCGCTATGGACACGGGTTTATTCCATGGGGCAAATGACGAAGATATGTGAGGAACTTGACAAAACACTAGGGATACTGGACTCTGAGAAAATGGTCATTGGCCATACAGTGCAGGAATCTGGCAATATTGAGGTATACTGTGGTGGGAGGCTCCTCCTGATCGACACAGGAGTCAGCCGGTACGTAGCTGATTCGCCTAGGATGCTCGAAATCCGCGATGGTACCTTTTTTGAATGGAGACTTGACATTTCGAAGCAGGGCACTGACAGTGAGCCCAACGTCCGTGGGAGTAAGAGGCAGTTGAATATCCCACCTTTGAAAAACTCGACAGACATAACGACTACAAACACTGACGACGGCGGGAGTTGCGGCGAAGAGAACTCAAATGGGAGCTCTCGCGGAGATGAGCTATGA